In Acidobacteriota bacterium, one DNA window encodes the following:
- the bamA gene encoding outer membrane protein assembly factor BamA — MKRQFSLFSLFSFLFFAISFLSAETLIEKIEIIGNKKVSRDTIMFYIKSKEKEVYDEELLREDFKSLWNTGFFSNIKMEEEDGSNGKIVKIYLEENPVIKSVEYKTGKNVKEQDIKDKLKEKNIYILPYSYYDPYKILKVKTVISDLLQSKGLQQGKVEVKTKRDKDEVSVTFEVNEGPKIKVGKIVFEGNKRVGDGTLRRAMKDTKIHSIISYVTSKDVFSQDKLEADLDKVKEKYQSKGYMEVKLGKPEIEYIDKRTIFLKKQKMAKIAIPVEEGPQYRLNEINIFGNKTLPADLIKSLIKMKKGDVYSLADRNKSVENLQKLYGERGYFYAQIAPVENLNPSKRTVDLELHIQENDLAYLGKLQFKGNNFTKDFVIRREWLLREGDIFNTRAFEESLKRVKQLGLVDFEKFPEVNPDQQNPSKINVTCEVKELQRNQIQFTGGYSGYEGAFMALSYSTVNFLGSGETMDVTLTTGQRIKDYRFGFTEPYLLDLPITIGFNLYDRGLKFPDLYTRYGKGGDFIFAARIYKFFRTNITYSYEVVDVKDVNENLFLYDPYSYFYYTEGKRIFSSIIPTFYYSTVDSPIDPREGVFYLGSLRYSSSFLGGDVLLIRPRFEWKLFKPIWKNHVLGFHFEAERVKPLKEQQLPFYERLYMGGELSLRGFEFYTIGPKNEAGVMIGGDKSLLFNFEYQIPVGGPLKAIIFYDVGNVWAIGEKIDLSNLYSSTGLEARIFVPMLRVPFRLIFAYNPRKIKKEDSHFAFRFAIGTTF; from the coding sequence ATGAAAAGACAATTTAGTTTATTTAGTTTATTTAGTTTCTTATTTTTTGCAATTTCCTTTCTTTCTGCGGAAACTCTGATTGAAAAAATTGAAATAATCGGAAATAAGAAGGTAAGCAGGGACACAATTATGTTTTACATAAAATCAAAGGAAAAAGAAGTTTATGATGAGGAACTTCTCCGAGAAGATTTTAAATCTCTCTGGAACACTGGATTTTTCTCAAACATCAAAATGGAAGAGGAAGATGGATCCAATGGAAAAATAGTAAAAATCTACCTAGAAGAAAATCCTGTAATTAAATCTGTAGAATACAAAACTGGAAAAAATGTAAAAGAACAGGACATAAAAGATAAGCTAAAAGAGAAAAATATTTATATTCTACCTTACTCCTACTATGACCCTTATAAAATATTGAAAGTTAAAACTGTAATAAGCGATCTTCTCCAATCAAAAGGACTTCAACAGGGAAAAGTTGAGGTTAAAACAAAAAGGGATAAGGATGAAGTCTCAGTAACATTTGAGGTTAATGAGGGACCAAAGATTAAAGTGGGAAAGATAGTTTTTGAAGGAAATAAAAGAGTAGGTGACGGCACTTTAAGAAGAGCGATGAAAGATACGAAAATTCACTCAATCATTTCCTACGTTACATCAAAAGACGTCTTCTCTCAGGATAAATTAGAAGCAGACCTTGACAAAGTTAAAGAAAAATACCAGAGCAAGGGTTACATGGAGGTAAAACTTGGAAAGCCCGAAATAGAATATATAGATAAAAGAACAATTTTTCTAAAAAAACAAAAAATGGCAAAAATTGCAATTCCTGTGGAGGAAGGACCTCAATACAGATTGAATGAAATAAACATCTTTGGGAATAAAACACTTCCAGCTGATTTAATAAAAAGTCTAATTAAAATGAAAAAGGGAGATGTTTACAGCCTTGCTGACAGAAACAAATCAGTTGAGAACCTCCAGAAGTTATATGGTGAAAGAGGGTACTTCTATGCCCAGATAGCTCCTGTTGAAAACCTGAACCCTTCTAAAAGGACAGTCGATTTAGAATTGCACATCCAGGAAAATGACCTTGCATACCTTGGAAAACTCCAGTTTAAAGGAAACAATTTCACAAAAGATTTTGTGATAAGAAGAGAATGGCTTTTAAGAGAAGGTGATATTTTCAACACAAGAGCATTCGAAGAAAGTTTAAAAAGAGTAAAACAGCTTGGACTTGTTGACTTTGAGAAATTTCCAGAAGTGAACCCTGACCAGCAGAACCCCTCAAAAATCAATGTTACCTGCGAGGTAAAAGAGCTACAGAGAAATCAAATTCAATTCACAGGAGGTTACAGCGGTTATGAAGGTGCATTTATGGCATTATCGTACTCAACCGTAAACTTTTTAGGTTCAGGTGAGACGATGGATGTTACATTAACAACCGGCCAGAGGATAAAAGATTACAGGTTCGGGTTCACTGAACCATATCTTTTAGACCTTCCCATTACAATCGGATTTAACCTTTACGATAGAGGCCTGAAATTCCCTGATCTTTACACGAGATATGGAAAAGGTGGTGACTTTATCTTTGCAGCAAGAATCTATAAATTTTTCCGAACCAACATTACTTACAGCTATGAAGTAGTTGATGTAAAAGATGTAAATGAAAATCTCTTTCTTTATGACCCATACTCATATTTTTACTACACCGAGGGAAAAAGAATATTTTCGAGTATAATTCCCACTTTCTATTATTCAACAGTAGATAGCCCTATCGATCCAAGGGAAGGGGTTTTTTACCTTGGTTCATTAAGATATTCCTCATCATTCCTTGGAGGAGATGTTCTCCTCATAAGACCCCGATTTGAATGGAAATTATTCAAGCCGATATGGAAAAATCATGTGCTTGGATTTCATTTCGAAGCAGAAAGGGTGAAGCCATTGAAAGAACAACAGCTTCCTTTCTATGAAAGATTGTACATGGGAGGAGAGCTATCCCTCAGAGGTTTTGAATTTTACACAATAGGTCCGAAGAATGAAGCAGGTGTTATGATTGGAGGAGATAAGAGTCTTCTTTTCAATTTTGAATACCAGATACCAGTGGGAGGACCTCTTAAAGCAATAATATTCTACGATGTGGGAAATGTATGGGCAATTGGAGAAAAAATTGATTTATCAAATCTATACTCTTCAACAGGGTTAGAGGCAAGAATTTTTGTGCCTATGCTCAGGGTTCCTTTCAGGTTAATATTTGCCTATAACCCTCGAAAAATCAAAAAAGAGGATTCCCATTTCGCCTTTAGATTTGCCATAGGAACAACATTTTAA
- a CDS encoding OmpH family outer membrane protein, translated as MQIRFTKMVLFLAIFLFVTFYTFPQEIKIAVVNSGRILEESIPGKEVVAQLKNFSEQKQKEINTKSQELQRLRDRLATQRFSLSPDAQEKLANEIEQKDTALKRLMEDAQRDFDSLQAKLFTKIQNEVTPIISNLGKEKGYAIVFDLRGLPIIYYDEKIDITDEVIKRYNQSKAPAPKQQSQEKK; from the coding sequence ATGCAAATTAGATTTACTAAAATGGTCCTTTTTTTAGCAATATTCTTATTTGTCACTTTCTACACTTTTCCTCAGGAAATAAAGATCGCAGTCGTTAACTCTGGACGGATTCTCGAGGAGTCAATCCCTGGAAAAGAGGTAGTGGCTCAATTAAAAAATTTCAGCGAACAAAAGCAGAAAGAAATCAACACAAAATCTCAGGAACTGCAGAGATTAAGGGACAGGTTGGCCACTCAAAGATTCTCTCTATCTCCAGATGCTCAGGAAAAACTCGCGAATGAGATTGAGCAGAAAGACACGGCATTGAAAAGACTTATGGAAGATGCTCAAAGAGATTTTGATTCATTACAAGCAAAGCTTTTCACAAAAATTCAGAATGAAGTAACTCCAATAATCAGCAATTTAGGTAAAGAAAAGGGATATGCTATAGTTTTTGACCTTCGGGGACTTCCTATTATTTACTATGATGAAAAAATTGACATAACTGATGAGGTAATAAAAAGATACAACCAATCAAAAGCTCCAGCACCAAAGCAACAGTCCCAAGAGAAAAAATGA
- the fabZ gene encoding 3-hydroxyacyl-ACP dehydratase FabZ, with the protein MNEKIDIRDIFRFLPHRYPFLLVDRILDFEEGKKIVGVKNITVNEPFFQGHFPGAPVMPGVLILEAMAQTGGVLLLRNVPDREKKLIYLAGINNAKFKKPVVPGDQLKMILEVTKIKSKFCQMKGEAFVNDEKVAEAEYLSTIVDIEEIERRDDKK; encoded by the coding sequence ATGAATGAGAAAATAGACATCAGAGACATCTTCAGATTCCTTCCCCATCGGTATCCCTTCCTTCTTGTCGATCGAATTCTGGACTTTGAAGAAGGGAAAAAAATAGTCGGCGTAAAAAACATCACTGTCAATGAGCCTTTTTTTCAGGGGCACTTTCCAGGAGCGCCAGTGATGCCAGGCGTTCTCATCTTAGAAGCCATGGCCCAGACAGGGGGCGTTCTCCTTCTCCGGAATGTGCCTGATAGAGAAAAAAAACTTATATATCTTGCAGGTATAAACAATGCCAAATTCAAAAAACCAGTTGTACCAGGAGATCAATTGAAAATGATTCTTGAGGTAACAAAAATAAAGTCAAAATTCTGCCAGATGAAAGGAGAAGCTTTCGTTAACGATGAAAAAGTAGCAGAAGCAGAATATCTATCAACAATAGTTGACATAGAAGAAATAGAAAGAAGAGATGACAAAAAATAA
- the lpxA gene encoding acyl-ACP--UDP-N-acetylglucosamine O-acyltransferase: protein MTKNKIKIHPTTVIGKNVKIEDGVEIGPYTVIGENVRIGKNTRIESNVFIEKNSIIGEDNHIFPYVALGKDPQDLKYKGEETFIKIGNSNRIREFVTIHRGTSEGGTTTIGNGNYIMAYSHIAHDCKVGNETIFVNGATLAGHVEVYDFATIGAFTGVHQFTRIGKYSYIGGYSVITQDVVPFSRVVGARPTYMLGLNSIGMRRRGFSRDSLEVLKNTFKFLFFSDLNTTQAIQKIENELEKTEEVRELIDFINSSKRGIIKKISLEWEEELV from the coding sequence ATGACAAAAAATAAAATTAAAATACATCCCACCACGGTTATAGGTAAAAATGTAAAAATTGAAGATGGAGTTGAAATAGGGCCATATACAGTGATAGGAGAGAATGTCAGAATAGGAAAGAATACGAGGATTGAATCAAATGTTTTCATCGAAAAAAATTCTATAATCGGAGAGGATAATCACATTTTTCCATACGTTGCCTTGGGCAAAGACCCTCAGGATTTAAAGTATAAAGGAGAGGAGACATTTATAAAAATTGGAAATTCAAACAGGATAAGAGAGTTTGTCACAATACACAGAGGAACTTCAGAAGGAGGAACCACAACTATTGGAAATGGAAATTATATAATGGCTTATTCCCACATTGCTCACGACTGTAAGGTGGGAAATGAAACCATATTTGTCAATGGAGCAACTCTTGCGGGACATGTTGAGGTTTACGATTTTGCTACTATTGGAGCATTTACAGGAGTCCATCAATTTACAAGAATCGGAAAGTATTCTTACATCGGAGGATATTCGGTTATAACTCAGGATGTCGTTCCTTTCTCAAGGGTTGTAGGAGCAAGACCAACGTATATGTTAGGGCTGAATTCAATCGGAATGAGAAGAAGGGGATTCTCAAGAGATTCTCTGGAAGTTTTAAAAAATACATTCAAATTTTTATTCTTCTCTGACCTAAACACAACTCAGGCGATTCAAAAAATAGAAAATGAACTTGAAAAAACAGAGGAGGTCAGAGAATTAATCGATTTTATAAATTCCTCAAAAAGAGGGATAATAAAGAAAATAAGCTTAGAATGGGAAGAAGAATTGGTATAA
- the lpxI gene encoding UDP-2,3-diacylglucosamine diphosphatase LpxI (LpxI, functionally equivalent to LpxH, replaces it in LPS biosynthesis in a minority of bacteria.): MGRRIGIIAGGSQFPMLVAKEARKRGDKIITAAIKGITSSELQKYSDEIRWFEIHELDNLISYFKEKNVIEALMAGKVQHSLIYSDFKPYSDAEKFISTLERKNTTSILNEIGRVLESNGIKIIDSTAFLQNLLPDEGILTVKKIDEETLKDIEYGWKIAKKISEMDIGQSIAVKNGAVVAVEAMEGTDMMIKRAGKIAGNGIVAIKVSRPQQDMRYDVPVLGLLTIKNLVKINASALVFEAKKTIFFSQKKAISFADQHGLSIISKK, encoded by the coding sequence ATGGGAAGAAGAATTGGTATAATAGCTGGAGGAAGTCAATTCCCGATGCTGGTTGCAAAAGAAGCAAGAAAAAGAGGAGATAAAATAATAACCGCTGCCATAAAAGGAATTACTTCTTCTGAGCTTCAAAAATATTCTGATGAGATTCGCTGGTTTGAAATTCATGAATTGGACAATCTCATATCTTATTTTAAAGAAAAAAATGTAATCGAAGCCTTGATGGCAGGAAAAGTTCAACATTCTTTAATTTATAGCGACTTTAAGCCCTATTCTGATGCGGAAAAATTCATTTCTACTCTTGAAAGAAAAAATACCACTTCAATCCTAAATGAGATTGGCAGAGTGTTAGAATCAAACGGAATAAAGATTATCGACTCAACAGCTTTCCTTCAAAATCTGCTTCCAGATGAGGGAATACTTACAGTTAAAAAAATAGACGAAGAAACTTTAAAGGATATAGAATATGGGTGGAAGATTGCAAAAAAAATTTCTGAAATGGATATAGGTCAATCTATAGCGGTAAAGAATGGAGCTGTGGTTGCAGTAGAAGCAATGGAAGGGACTGATATGATGATTAAAAGGGCTGGAAAAATAGCTGGAAATGGAATTGTCGCTATAAAAGTTTCGAGACCCCAGCAGGATATGAGATACGATGTTCCTGTGTTGGGTCTTTTAACGATAAAAAATCTTGTAAAAATAAATGCTTCAGCTCTTGTTTTTGAAGCAAAAAAAACTATTTTTTTCAGCCAAAAAAAGGCAATTTCATTTGCTGATCAACACGGACTTTCGATAATTTCAAAAAAATGA
- a CDS encoding Gfo/Idh/MocA family oxidoreductase, giving the protein MKNIKIGVIGVGYLGSQHARILSSLEKVSLAGVCDIDIQKGIEISRKYNTEFCPDRKDLIKKIDAAVVATPTNTHFEIAKELLDTGKPTLVEKPITENVEKGEKLIEISKKNKTFLQVGHLERFNPALQKAKEIIKDPKFIEVHRLGVFSLRSLDIDVILDLMIHDLDILLDIVKSKPAEIKAIGVNVLTDKIDIANARIEFESGTVANLTASRVYGRKVRKLRVFQPFNYISIDYKDQEVKVYALKESKIIEENLIIEKDEPLKKELENFINTIEGSEKSLVSGEDGLRALELAQKIFNSCKKEYINY; this is encoded by the coding sequence ATGAAAAACATAAAGATTGGAGTAATCGGTGTAGGATACCTGGGGTCTCAGCATGCAAGAATTCTTTCAAGTCTTGAGAAGGTCTCCCTTGCGGGAGTTTGCGATATAGACATCCAAAAGGGCATTGAGATTTCAAGAAAATACAACACTGAATTCTGCCCTGACAGGAAGGATTTAATAAAAAAAATAGATGCTGCAGTTGTAGCCACTCCGACCAATACTCATTTTGAAATAGCAAAGGAGCTTTTAGACACAGGAAAGCCAACTCTGGTCGAAAAACCCATCACAGAAAATGTAGAAAAAGGGGAAAAACTTATTGAAATTTCGAAAAAAAATAAAACTTTCCTTCAGGTAGGACATCTTGAAAGATTCAATCCAGCCCTTCAGAAGGCAAAGGAAATCATAAAGGACCCTAAATTTATCGAAGTCCACAGGCTCGGTGTATTCTCTCTCAGGTCTTTAGACATCGATGTCATCCTTGATCTTATGATTCATGACCTTGACATCCTCCTCGACATAGTAAAAAGCAAACCAGCAGAAATTAAAGCAATCGGGGTAAATGTTTTAACCGATAAAATCGATATTGCAAATGCAAGGATTGAATTCGAATCTGGAACAGTTGCCAACCTTACCGCAAGCAGGGTATATGGAAGGAAGGTAAGAAAACTCAGAGTTTTCCAGCCTTTTAACTATATTTCGATAGATTACAAAGATCAGGAAGTTAAAGTTTACGCATTAAAAGAATCGAAAATAATAGAAGAAAATTTAATCATAGAAAAAGATGAGCCCTTAAAAAAAGAACTTGAAAACTTTATAAATACGATTGAGGGAAGTGAAAAAAGCTTGGTTTCAGGAGAAGACGGCCTCAGGGCTCTTGAGCTGGCTCAAAAGATATTTAATTCCTGCAAAAAAGAATACATTAATTATTAA
- a CDS encoding TonB C-terminal domain-containing protein, which translates to MNRRIIPGIFSIIFHFVFIVLILTIPSPEIKIKTPQTILAYLPKNFPPDVPLIYPSPKKDEQNKTKEKIEGKKEEEKEIKKDDRIFVRKGDVEAPIEDKQQEKPIATEPQKPEGEPEGEGTGKGSFEGKKEKNEIDSGLKFKDGDKDEQKKSNLRFPSGFSFEGGSSKGKGGGYPYQGFGASAYFDSGGYDITPWAREVIKIVKRNWFIPTAARYGIRGISTIYLVFERDGSISEFTIYKPSGIISFDQSAINALISSVPFPPLPYDLPKKNLPAYFVFYYNLYPEEK; encoded by the coding sequence ATGAATAGACGTATCATCCCTGGAATTTTTTCTATCATTTTCCATTTTGTCTTTATCGTTCTAATCCTGACAATTCCTTCTCCAGAGATTAAGATCAAAACTCCTCAGACCATATTAGCTTATCTTCCAAAAAACTTTCCTCCAGATGTCCCATTAATTTATCCATCTCCAAAAAAAGATGAACAAAATAAAACAAAAGAAAAAATTGAGGGAAAAAAAGAAGAAGAAAAAGAAATCAAAAAAGACGATAGAATATTCGTTAGAAAAGGTGATGTAGAAGCTCCGATCGAAGATAAACAACAGGAGAAGCCAATTGCAACAGAGCCTCAAAAACCAGAGGGAGAACCTGAAGGAGAAGGAACTGGAAAAGGAAGCTTCGAAGGAAAAAAAGAAAAAAATGAAATTGATTCTGGATTAAAATTCAAAGATGGAGATAAAGACGAACAGAAAAAAAGTAACCTTCGGTTTCCATCCGGTTTTTCATTCGAGGGAGGATCCTCAAAAGGAAAAGGAGGAGGATATCCCTATCAAGGATTTGGTGCCTCCGCATACTTTGACTCAGGAGGATATGATATCACTCCATGGGCAAGAGAGGTTATAAAAATAGTAAAGAGAAACTGGTTCATACCCACAGCTGCAAGATATGGAATAAGAGGCATTTCAACGATATATTTAGTATTCGAAAGAGACGGTTCAATAAGTGAATTTACCATATACAAACCCTCGGGTATCATTTCTTTTGACCAATCCGCAATAAATGCCTTAATCTCTTCGGTTCCATTCCCTCCCCTTCCTTATGACCTTCCAAAAAAAAATTTGCCAGCCTACTTCGTTTTTTATTATAATTTATACCCTGAAGAAAAATAG
- a CDS encoding SpoIID/LytB domain-containing protein, giving the protein MKKLIILYILFFLPFCAPLKKVKKEEEVLRAFPIRKPVIRVGLIDGTEKIEIQADSMRIWRNNGHFNLLALNAKNLIIATEVEKEKERYSIQLAAFTTRSKAEEFISKLKGIFIKEIFIEEDRVSKLFKIKAGYYSDRSEAEQDIKKAWNLKINDAWILHEKFSKEKTDVAFLYWEGKSEKLFKGNSLMMIPSSRNTSLKFNGNLYSGIFSIIHNKNGLTLVNTLNIDDYLKGVVPNELSPFNYPEIEALKAQAVAARTYALKNMGSFEMNGYDICASSSCQVYNGKSSENPLSSKAVDETIGEVAIYKNDLINALYTSTCGGATEDGENVFGGEEISYLKNVECSIENLNEYILRTSVPPLSIRLDERVITKEIARLISLEIIPMFSIFSSFEDEAKKDEIQEWISRLILFLGKKQKKISIEGDLNWVNFGVYLIKCLDWEKRPDLLLRKKEVEFLFKNTKVLSDEEKSVITYLVHEKILPALNESNYINTRIRRGDAALVVLNVINKLKPDLMEKGEIAKALSDSELEIEKESKKMKLKINPNVFLFRDINNELSPATSINLIGDERATWIEKNGELKYIEIIPSISSLLDRTSLYSRWIVRKSKNELERGIKKFYPIKELIDVAVKKRGSSNRVIELVVISSNEEILIKGYQIKAALGLRDTLFEIDREWNRDGKITHFTFSGRGWGHGVGMCQIGAFGMARNGANYKQILKKYYKNIEVKKIY; this is encoded by the coding sequence ATGAAAAAATTAATAATTTTATACATTTTATTTTTTTTGCCTTTTTGTGCCCCTCTTAAAAAAGTAAAAAAAGAGGAAGAGGTTCTCAGAGCGTTTCCGATTAGAAAACCGGTTATAAGAGTTGGTCTTATTGATGGAACTGAAAAAATTGAAATCCAGGCAGATTCGATGAGGATCTGGCGCAACAATGGCCATTTTAATCTTTTAGCCTTAAACGCAAAGAATCTCATAATAGCAACTGAAGTTGAAAAGGAAAAAGAAAGATATTCGATTCAACTGGCAGCATTCACAACCAGGAGCAAAGCTGAGGAATTCATCTCAAAACTTAAGGGAATTTTTATTAAGGAAATTTTTATTGAAGAGGACAGAGTTTCAAAATTATTCAAGATTAAAGCAGGATATTATTCCGATAGATCCGAGGCAGAGCAGGATATAAAAAAAGCATGGAATTTAAAAATTAACGATGCATGGATACTTCATGAAAAGTTCAGTAAAGAAAAAACCGATGTTGCGTTTCTCTACTGGGAAGGAAAGAGTGAAAAGCTTTTCAAAGGAAATTCATTGATGATGATTCCTTCCTCAAGGAATACCAGCCTGAAGTTCAATGGTAATTTGTACAGTGGAATTTTCTCAATAATTCATAATAAAAATGGTTTAACTCTTGTAAATACATTGAATATCGATGATTATCTCAAAGGCGTTGTTCCCAATGAACTATCCCCCTTCAATTATCCTGAGATTGAAGCATTGAAAGCTCAGGCAGTTGCTGCAAGAACGTATGCCCTGAAGAACATGGGGTCATTCGAAATGAACGGATATGATATTTGCGCTTCTTCTTCATGCCAGGTGTATAATGGAAAAAGCTCTGAAAACCCGCTAAGTTCAAAAGCAGTGGATGAGACAATTGGAGAAGTTGCTATTTATAAGAACGATTTAATAAATGCACTATACACATCCACATGTGGAGGAGCAACAGAGGACGGAGAGAATGTCTTTGGGGGCGAAGAAATATCATACCTGAAAAACGTTGAATGCTCGATAGAAAATCTGAATGAATATATTTTGAGAACCTCTGTTCCTCCGCTTTCAATTAGGCTTGATGAGAGAGTAATAACCAAGGAAATTGCCAGACTTATCAGTCTGGAAATAATTCCGATGTTTTCAATTTTCTCATCATTTGAGGATGAGGCAAAAAAAGATGAAATACAGGAATGGATTTCAAGGCTGATTTTGTTTTTAGGGAAAAAACAAAAAAAGATTTCGATAGAGGGAGATTTAAACTGGGTTAATTTTGGAGTGTATCTCATAAAATGCCTTGACTGGGAAAAAAGGCCGGATCTCCTCTTAAGAAAAAAAGAAGTTGAATTCCTGTTCAAGAATACAAAAGTTTTATCCGATGAAGAAAAAAGCGTAATTACATATCTTGTTCATGAAAAAATATTACCTGCCCTTAATGAATCAAATTACATAAACACACGGATTAGAAGAGGAGATGCAGCTCTTGTAGTTTTAAATGTTATAAATAAATTAAAGCCAGACCTGATGGAAAAAGGAGAAATTGCGAAAGCTCTCTCTGATTCTGAGCTTGAAATTGAAAAAGAAAGTAAAAAAATGAAACTCAAGATAAACCCTAATGTCTTCCTGTTCAGAGATATAAACAATGAGTTATCCCCTGCTACTTCCATCAACTTAATCGGAGATGAGAGGGCTACATGGATAGAAAAAAACGGGGAATTAAAATACATTGAAATAATTCCTTCAATTTCATCCCTTCTGGACAGAACATCTCTTTACAGCAGATGGATAGTAAGGAAATCAAAAAACGAACTTGAGAGAGGCATCAAAAAATTTTACCCGATTAAAGAGCTTATCGATGTTGCAGTGAAAAAAAGAGGTTCATCAAACAGAGTGATAGAGCTTGTAGTTATCAGTAGCAATGAGGAAATCTTAATAAAGGGTTATCAGATAAAAGCTGCGCTTGGTTTAAGAGATACACTATTTGAAATCGACAGAGAATGGAATAGAGATGGGAAAATTACCCATTTTACTTTTTCCGGCAGGGGCTGGGGACATGGAGTAGGAATGTGTCAGATTGGAGCTTTTGGGATGGCAAGAAACGGCGCAAATTACAAACAGATTTTGAAAAAATATTATAAGAATATTGAAGTAAAAAAAATATATTAA
- the pyrE gene encoding orotate phosphoribosyltransferase, with translation MRERLLEILKEKSFKKDVKRILASGRESTYYIDGKITTMDPEGAYLIANIVLEILKAFDVDAIGGYTLGADPIVGAVVGLSYQLRKPIYGFIVRKEPKTHGEMKLIEGPFKRGWKVALIDDVVTTGSSILKAAKAVEEEGAEVALTMAIVDRLEGGRKNLESKGYKFISIFTRKDFGIL, from the coding sequence ATGAGAGAAAGACTTCTGGAGATTTTAAAGGAAAAATCTTTTAAAAAAGATGTAAAAAGGATTTTAGCATCCGGGAGGGAAAGCACTTATTATATCGATGGAAAAATAACCACAATGGATCCTGAGGGAGCATATCTTATAGCAAATATTGTGCTCGAAATTTTAAAAGCATTTGATGTAGATGCAATAGGAGGCTATACTCTTGGAGCAGACCCGATTGTGGGTGCAGTTGTTGGATTGAGTTATCAACTGAGAAAGCCAATTTATGGGTTCATAGTGAGAAAAGAACCAAAAACTCATGGAGAGATGAAATTGATTGAAGGACCATTTAAAAGAGGATGGAAAGTTGCCCTTATCGATGATGTTGTTACTACCGGTTCTTCAATATTGAAAGCTGCAAAAGCTGTGGAGGAAGAAGGAGCTGAGGTGGCGTTGACAATGGCAATAGTTGATAGGTTGGAAGGTGGAAGAAAAAACCTGGAATCAAAGGGTTATAAATTCATTTCTATATTCACAAGAAAAGATTTCGGAATCCTTTAA
- a CDS encoding XRE family transcriptional regulator gives MLIGNYLREKRRALGKSQEEVAEKAGIERTRLSNIENNKGDIRWFTLYKLIHDGLGMTLEEFFKEDKELKEMYFEITPSKVKESSRQYFTKQFVSIPVVEPVNAGQTVILPNQIIDWKAFESQFIKDLVSPLACQILGDSMYPIIQDGDLILIDRNRYKRMKPVFKKLYLINIPESSEERGIMVRRVKISERFIFLIPENRRGHEEIILERRKFRDLLKIILGEVVWIGRELK, from the coding sequence ATGTTAATCGGAAATTACTTAAGAGAAAAAAGACGAGCTTTGGGCAAATCTCAAGAGGAAGTGGCTGAGAAAGCAGGAATAGAAAGGACTCGCCTTAGTAATATCGAAAATAATAAAGGAGATATAAGATGGTTTACTTTATACAAATTAATTCATGATGGGTTAGGAATGACATTAGAGGAGTTCTTTAAAGAAGATAAGGAACTTAAAGAAATGTATTTTGAAATAACGCCATCTAAAGTTAAAGAATCTTCCAGACAATACTTCACAAAGCAATTCGTGTCCATCCCAGTGGTAGAACCTGTCAACGCGGGGCAGACTGTAATTCTTCCCAATCAGATAATAGACTGGAAAGCCTTCGAATCCCAGTTTATAAAAGATCTGGTAAGTCCTCTGGCATGTCAGATTCTTGGGGACTCCATGTATCCTATCATTCAGGATGGTGATTTAATTTTAATTGATAGAAATCGTTATAAAAGGATGAAACCAGTATTTAAGAAACTCTATTTAATAAACATCCCTGAAAGTTCAGAGGAGAGAGGGATTATGGTTCGGAGAGTGAAAATATCAGAAAGGTTTATCTTTTTAATTCCTGAAAATAGAAGAGGGCACGAAGAAATTATCCTTGAACGACGGAAATTCAGGGATTTATTAAAAATTATTTTAGGTGAGGTTGTATGGATAGGAAGAGAATTAAAATGA